The Arachis ipaensis cultivar K30076 chromosome B07, Araip1.1, whole genome shotgun sequence genome includes a window with the following:
- the LOC107606588 gene encoding protein ALP1-like: protein MEMVQGALDGTYIDVTVPEEDKSRYITRKGKISTNVLGVCNRDMNFVYVLSGWEGSASDSRVLRDAISRRNSLKIPIENYYLVDAGYTNCKGFLAPYRHIRYHVQEWAYGRNVPRNFREYFNKKHSSARNIIERCFGLLKKRWGILRSPCFYQIKTQNRIIITCCLLQNFIRLNMDSDPEEDILLENEQVLIGEEHGDNQDGDDEMIDSVEGSNEWTVWRDNLAHEMYNEWMHSRIN from the exons ATGGAAATGGTTCAAG GAGCATTAGATGGAACATATATAGATGTGACTGTCCCTGAAGAAGATAAATCAAGATACATAACAAGAAAGGGTAAAATATCAACCAACGTCCTAGGCGTATGCAATCGAGATATGAATTTTGTGTACGTACTTAGTGGATGGGAAGGATCAGCATCAGATTCAAGAGTCCTTAGAGATGCAATTTCACGTCGTAATAGCCTCAAGATACCAATTG AGAATTATTATTTAGTGGATGCTGGTTATACTAATTGCAAAGGGTTTCTAGCACCATATAGACATATTCGATACCACGTACAAGAATGGGCCTATGGTAGAAATGTGCCTAGAAACTTTCGAGAATATTTTAACAAGAAGCACTCTTCAGCTAGGAACATTATTGAGCGTTGTTTTGGTTTACTGAAAAAGAGATGGGGAATTTTGAGGAGTCCTTGTTTCTACCAAATCAAGACACAAAATAGAATAATTATTACTTGTTGTTTATTACAAAATTTTATTCGGCTTAATATGGACTCCGATCCTGAGGAGGACATATTACTTGAGAATGAGCAAGTGCTTATTGGAGAGGAGCATGGTGATAACCAAGATGGCGACGATGAAATGATTGACAGTGTAGAGGGCAGCAACGAATGGACTGTTTGGCGAGACAACTTAGCACATGAAATGTACAATGAGTGGATGCATAGCCGAATCAATTAG